A region from the Penaeus monodon isolate SGIC_2016 chromosome 17, NSTDA_Pmon_1, whole genome shotgun sequence genome encodes:
- the LOC119583193 gene encoding proteoglycan 4-like: MISYTEISILDFRKPQLTKTKSKSEPQRAKSKPKQVTANQKQATASHIKSKASHSEPKASQSKSQLTKSKPKQATASQKQAKASHSEPKASSSKSQQAKSKPQQATASQKQATASHIEPKASHSKPQQAKSKPKQATSSQKQATASHSKPKASSSKPHRAKSMPQRAKSKPKQATASQKPQQATSSQKQATASHIEPKASQSKSQRAKSKPKQVTASQKQAQASQSKSQRAKSKPQQATSSQKQATASHIEPKASPSKPQQATSSQKQAQASHIEPKASHSEPKASPSKPKQATSSQKQAKASHSKPHRAKSKPQQATSSQKQATASHSESKASHSKPHRAKSKPQQATASQKQATASHIEPKASHSKPHRAKSKPQQATTSQKQAAASHIEPKASHSKPHRAKSKPQQATSSQKQAAASHIEPKASRSKPHRAKSKPKRQSLRGPAPCSGVIIADIKAELFGNPYFRADLPWGLPLVCVWLYKC, from the exons ATGATTTCTTACACGGAAATCAGTATTCTAGACTttcg CAAGCCACAGCTAACCAAAACCAAGTCAAAAAGCGAGCCACAGCGAGCCAAAAGCAAGCCAAAGCAAGTCACAGCTAACCAAAAGCAAGCCACAGCAAGCCACATCAAGTCAAAAGCGAGCCACAGCGAGCCAAAAGCAAGCCAAAGCAAGTCACAGCTAACCAAAAGCAAGCCAAAGCAAGCCACAGCGAGCCAAAAGCAAGCCAAAGCAAGTCACAGCGAGCCAAAAGCAAGCTCAAGCAAGTCACAGCAAGCCAAAAGCAAGCCACAGCAAGCCACAGCGAGCCAAAAGCAAGCCACAGCAAGCCACATCGAGCCAAAAGCAAGCCACAGCAAGCCACAGCAAGCCAAAAGCAAGCCAAAGCAAGCCACATCGAGCCAAAAGCAAGCCACAGCAAGCCACAGCAAGCCAAAAGCAAGCTCAAGCAAGCCACATCGAGCCAAAAGCATGCCACAGCGAGCCAAAAGCAAGCCCAAGCAAGCCACAGCGAGCCAAAAGCCACAGCAAGCCACATCGAGCCAAAAGCAAGCCACAGCAAGCCACATCGAGCCAAAAGCAAGCCAAAGCAAGTCACAGCGAGCCAAAAGCAAGCCAAAACAAGTCACAGCGAGCCAAAAGCAAGCCCAAGCAAGCCAAAGCAAGTCACAGCGAGCCAAAAGCAAGCCACAGCAAGCCACATCGAGCCAAAAGCAAGCCACAGCAAGCCACATCGAGCCAAAAGCAAGCCCAAGCAAGCCACAGCAAGCCACATCGAGCCAAAAGCAAGCTCAAGCAAGCCACATCGAGCCAAAAGCAAGCCACAGCGAGCCAAAAGCAAGCCCAAGCAAGCCCAAGCAAGCCACATCGAGCCAAAAGCAAGCCAAAGCAAGCCACAGCAAGCCACATCGAGCCAAAAGCAAGCCACAGCAAGCCACATCGAGCCAAAAGCAAGCCACAGCAAGCCACAGCGAGTCAAAAGCAAGCCACAGCAAGCCACATCGAGCCAAAAGCAAGCCACAGCAAGCCACAGCGAGCCAAAAGCAAGCCACAGCAAGCCACATCGAGCCAAAAGCAAGCCACAGCAAGCCACATCGAGCCAAAAGCAAGCCACAGCAAGCCACAACGAGCCAAAAGCAAGCCGCAGCAAGCCACATCGAGCCAAAAGCAAGCCACAGCAAGCCACATCGAGCCAAAAGCAAGCCGCAGCAAGCCACATCGAGCCAAAAGCAAGCCGCAGCAAGCCACATCGAGCCAAAAGCAAGCCGCAGCAAGCCACATCGAGCCAAAAGCAAGCCAAAGCGGCAGTCACTTCGAGGCCCCGCCCCTTGCTCAGGCGTCATCATCGCAGACATTAAAGCTGAGCTCTTCGGTAATCCCTACTTTAGGGCCGACCTTCCATGGGGACTTCCCCtggtctgcgt Gtggctctacaagtgctga
- the LOC119583457 gene encoding zinc finger protein 888-like has product MPSKSVRISSTHKTRRGFHCKRATARASKSVSSSKPLLSSGRLRRPSVRWLAVDVPPNESADASESNFSRLHFLANIIRAHSRQYKTGDQSRDTLVIGGDLLISKTSGYRSENPHAGSVSLREGREVSPGCAVSEADTITIEKINYKCEVLREHSKNCSCSTPRLHVYLTTSHRCGDTCSVNTAANTGVSHPIHTTTKTQGEHPDNTHAFSSDSSDSAMTGKSRAKTKARKPSVKVPRMRGARSGAPKSAGPDKVVLARNRQLDAAMTSMSRAEEPESELLVEEECDSLPTIMSTLSGGVEYIVLDDDALNLTKDGVTSSDVLKTKLETILEDIDEKPDIRACEARTMVTREMRSHMSESTSSSTVRSFARMMDVEKKEENIEVKIESSAGSNTLAGVCTNRCPSIKDIFGDVSIKEEPLDMGSNNDMTIDDFSKEISKLSDSKMILPDCTKGEEKHGEGNSEIWNNGIFAGLIKEETHTGDEVDVDTHGSDDSLGPLQIDEGEHDDSPIKEGGADHQMPSVNIISPFKIKILLGSPRHEALQEQASTGPTVSPPKPSSARPKRNGTATTKRGRKCQKKAVNNTKDLSAGSSTALEGAGSFAIKSLKCAYCQVESPDVQALAQHFEDHQKDGIIICYVCQKSFADRNSLKRHMRTHTRVNSNLSTAPEGSGSFTIKSLKCFYCHVESPDIQALAKHFDDHQKDGLIICYFCQRSFGDKTGLKRHMRTHTGEKPYQCKICGKRFSLPGNFKKHRDIHEDRRTEPCEICGKTFRRKEHLKYHMRTHTGEKPYTCSECGTSFTARYSLQIHMNIHLGKKPYKCTYCSKAFSDKSTMRKHVRIHTGEKPFSCEQCGRCFGESGTLAAHMATHRSERPFKCDKCHLSFKTTGGLRQHEKIHTGEKQFACKFCGMKFLQKYNMTMHERIHTGEKPYTCSHCDRSFRSRSCLAKHIVLHGGDEERRYHCDHCSSRFYRKAHLRRHIDMHLGIKNYECHECLKKFCTKGTLKSHLKTFHSNGARRFPCNWCGRVFKRKIYVSTHECLKYPVRKGEQQDGANDEADSSGAAQGLNASESEHSGLDVVKSEPEEEVVEDDDDDEDDDEDDEDDDSDEDDDEDDDEDDDEDDDGEGEEYDEDIRIDMEVEEGGKSQNGHKRSSEGAAS; this is encoded by the coding sequence ATGCCCAGTAAGTCTGTTCGGATTTCGTCGACGCATAAAACCCGCCGGGGCTTCCACTGCAAGCGTGCCACAGCTCGAGCCAGCAAGTCCGTGTCCTCGTCCAAGCCCCTGCTCTCCTCCGGCCGCCTCCGAAGGCCCTCCGTTCGATGGCTCGCAGTGGATGTGCCGCCCAATGAGAGCGCAGACGCCTCCGAAAGCAACTTCAGTCGCCTCCACTTCCTGGCGAACATTATACGTGCTCACTCGAGGCAGTACAAGACAGGTGATCAAAGCAGAGACACTCTAGTCATTGGCGGAGATCTTCTGATCTCAAAGACAAGCGGATATCGCAGTGAGAATCCGCACGCTGGCTCTGTCAgcctgagggaagggagggaagtgtcTCCTGGCTGCGCTGTGTCAGAGGCAGACACTATTACCATCGAGAAGATCAACTATAAGTGCGAGGTCCTGCGCGAGCACAGCAAGAATTGCAGTTGTTCCACACCACGCCTTCACGTGTACCTGACCACTAGTCACCGCTGTGGTGACACCTGCTCTGTCAATACAGCTGCCAACACTGGTGTGAGTCACCccatccacaccaccaccaagACTCAAGGAGAGCACCCCGACAACACGCACGCCTTCTCGAGTGACTCGTCCGACTCGGCTATGACAGGGAAGTCGAGAGCGAAGACGAAAGCCAGGAAGCCCTCCGTGAAAGTGCCTCGGATGAGGGGAGCGCGTTCGGGCGCTCCCAAGAGCGCAGGCCCCGACAAGGTTGTGCTCGCGAGGAACAGACAGCTGGACGCCGCCATGACCAGCATGTCCAGAGCCGAAGAGCCGGAGTCCGAGTTGCTGGTCGAGGAGGAGTGCGATTCCCTGCCCACCATCATGAGCACGCTCTCGGGGGGCGTCGAGTACATCGTTCTGGACGACGACGCCCTCAACCTCACCAAGGACGGTGTCACTTCTTCGGACGTTTTGAAGACGAAACTCGAGACAATCTTAGAGGACATCGATGAAAAGCCAGATATTCGAGCCTGTGAAGCTCGAACGATGGTAACCAGGGAAATGAGGAGCCACATGTCGGAGTCGACCAGCTCGAGCACCGTCAGGAGTTTCGCTCGCATGATGGacgtggagaagaaggaggagaacatCGAGGTCAAGATCGAGTCCTCGGCAGGAAGCAACACCCTGGCCGGAGTCTGCACCAACCGCTGCCCCTCAATCAAGGACATTTTCGGCGACGTCAGTATCAAGGAAGAACCCCTGGACATGGGCAGCAATAATGACATGACAATTGACGACTTCAGCAAAGAAATCAGCAAGCTCTCGGACTCGAAGATGATTCTCCCTGACTGCACTAAGGGCGAAGAGAAACATGGCGAAGGCAACAGTGAGATCTGGAATAATGGCATCTTCGCCGGGCTTATCAAGGAAGAAACTCACACCGGAGACGAGGTCGATGTCGACACCCACGGCTCTGACGACTCCCTTGGGCCTCTGCAAATAGACGAGGGCGAGCACGACGACTCCCCGATCAAGGAGGGCGGCGCCGACCACCAGATGCCCAGCGTCAACATCATAAGCCCTTTCAAGATCAAGATTCTGCTGGGCAGCCCGAGGCACGAGGCCCTCCAGGAACAGGCGTCGACAGGTCCTACTGTCTCTCCCCCGAAGCCCTCCTCAGCCAGGCCGAAGAGGAACGGCACCGCGACCACCAAGCGAGGgagaaaatgtcagaaaaaagcCGTCAACAATACCAAAGACTTGAGTGCCGGGTCGTCGACAGCCTTAGAAGGCGCAGGTAGTTTCGCGATCAAGAGTCTGAAGTGCGCTTATTGCCAGGTCGAGAGCCCGGACGTCCAGGCACTCGCCCAGCACTTCGAGGATCACCAGAAAGATGGCATCATCATTTGTTATGTCTGCCAGAAGAGTTTCGCCGATAGAAATAGTTTAAAGAGACACATGCGCACTCATACCCGGGTGAACTCCAACTTATCGACAGCTCCCGAAGGCTCAGGTAGTTTTACAATTAAGAGTTTAAAGTGTTTTTATTGCCACGTCGAGAGTCCCGACATTCAAGCACTCGCCAAGCATTTCGATGATCACCAAAAAGACGGACTCATCATTTGTTACTTTTGCCAAAGAAGTTTCGGTGACAAGACGGGTTTGAAACGGCACATGCGCACTCACACTGGGGAGAAGCCTTATCAGTGTAAGATTTGTGGAAAGAGATTTAGTCTACCCGGAAACTTTAAAAAGCACAGAGACATACACGAGGATCGTCGGACGGAGCCGTGTGAAATATGCGGCAAAACATTCAGACGCAAAGAACACTTGAAGTACCACATGCGGACTCACACGGGTGAGAAGCCATACACTTGCAGCGAGTGTGGCACGTCGTTTACTGCCAGGTACTCTCTCCAGATACACATGAACATTCATCTAGGGAAAAAGCCATATAAGTGTACTTACTGCAGCAAAGCTTTCTCTGATAAATCCACCATGAGAAAGCATGTGCGGATCCACACAGGCGAGAAGCCCTTTTCGTGCGAGCAGTGTGGGAGGTGCTTCGGGGAGTCCGGGACCCTCGCAGCCCACATGGCCACCCACCGAAGCGAAAGGCCCTTTAAGTGCGACAAGTGTCACCTAAGCTTCAAAACTACAGGGGGTCTCAGACAGCACGAGAAGATCCACACCGGAGAAAAACAATTTGCCTGCAAGTTCTGCGGCATGAAGTTCCTCCAGAAGTACAACATGACGATGCACGAGAGGATCCACACTGGAGAGAAGCCCTACACCTGCTCCCACTGCGACCGCAGCTTCCGAAGTCGCTCGTGCCTGGCCAAGCACATCGTCCTGCACGGAGGGGACGAGGAGCGGAGGTACCACTGCGATCACTGCAGCAGCCGATTCTACCGCAAAGCCCACCTCAGACGCCACATCGACATGCACTTGGGCATCAAGAACTACGAGTGCCACGAATGCCTGAAGAAGTTCTGCACGAAGGGCACGCTGAAGAGCCACCTCAAGACGTTCCACAGCAACGGCGCCAGGAGGTTCCCGTGCAACTGGTGCGGCCGCGTGTTCAAGAGAAAGATCTACGTGAGCACGCACGAGTGCCTCAAGTACCCGGTGCGGAAGGGCGAGCAGCAGGACGGGGCCAACGACGAGGCGGACTCCTCCGGCGCGGCGCAGGGCCTCAACGCGTCGGAGTCCGAGCACTCGGGCTTGGACGTGGTGAAGAGCGAGcccgaggaggaggtggtggaggacgacgacgacgatgaggaCGACGACGAGGATGACGAGGACGATGATtcggatgaggatgatgacgaggacgacgacgaggacgaCGATGAGGACgacgatggagagggggaggagtatgACGAGGACATAAGGATAGATATGGAGGTTGAGGAAGGCGGCAAGAGCCAAAACGGTCATAAAAGGTCGAGTGAAGGCGCCGCATCGTGA